One region of Daphnia pulicaria isolate SC F1-1A chromosome 7, SC_F0-13Bv2, whole genome shotgun sequence genomic DNA includes:
- the LOC124349840 gene encoding sialic acid synthase-like, translating to MTARSFELVNNIWIGDGHPCFIIAEIGQNHQGDIEIAKKLIKMAKDCGADCVKFQKSDLHSKFTKSVLARHYESPHAWASTYGEHKTFLEFSEDQYKNLMTFASSINIHFTASAMDEVSLDFLVSLGVPFIKMGSGDANNLILLEKAAKTKLPIIYSTGMQDMQTVKTAMERMNACNPRVCILQCTSSYPTPEDQVHLRVMQSYRDHFPGSPVGYSGHELGLSITLAAAALGAHVIERHVTLDKSWKGNDHACSLDPLELKSLVEGIRTIEKALGSAVKSKQPSEEPCHQKLGKSVVCTQKLEAGVQLCSEHLTVKVGQPVGWPPQHLDQLVGKTLSRNVDQDETITSDCII from the exons ATGACGGCGCGCAGTTTTGAGTTGGTCAACAATATATGGATTGGTGATGGTCACCCATGCTTCATCATTGCTGAAATTGGACAAAATCATCAAGGAGATATTGAGATAGCCAAGAAACTCATAAAGATGGCCAAGGACTGTGGTGCTGACTGCGTCAAGTTTCAGAAATCAGATTTGCATTCCAAATTCACTAAGTCAGTCTTGGCTCGTCACTATGAGAGCCCACATGCTTGGGCTTCAACTTACGGGGAACACAAAACATTCTTGGAGTTTTCAGAGGACCAATATAAAAACCTGATGACATTTGCCTCTTCGATAAACATACACTTCACTGCCTCAGCCATGGATGAA GTATCTTTAGATTTCCTAGTCAGCTTAGGAGTTCCATTCATAAAGATGGGTTCAGGGGATGCCAATAACTTGATTCTGCTGGAGAAAGCTGCCAAGACCAAACTACCTATTATATATTCTACAG GAATGCAAGACATGCAAACAGTCAAAACTGCCATGGAAAGAATGAATGCCTGTAATCCCCGGGTCTGCATACTACAGTGCACCTCTTCCTATCCCACTCCAGAGGACCAAGTTCACTTAAGAGTGATGCAATCCTATAGGGACCACTTTCCAGGATCTCCAGTCGGATATTCCGGTCACGAATTAGGACTTTCTATAACTTTAGCCGCTGCAGCTCTGGGAGCCCACGTCATTGAACGACACGTAACTTTGGACAAGTCGTGGAAAGGCAACGACCACGCCTGTtcacttgatcctttagaatTGAA GTCTCTGGTTGAAGGTATACGTACAATCGAGAAAGCTCTGGGCTCGGCCGTCAAGTCAAAACAGCCATCTGAGGAGCCGTGCCATCAAAAGTTGGGCAAGTCGGTCGTGTGTACACAAAAATTGGAAGCCGGTGTCCAACTTTGCAGCGAACATTTAACCGTTAAAGTCGGTCAGCCTGTCGGCTGGCCCCCTCAACATCTTGATCAGCTAGTAGGAAAAACTCTTTCTAGAAACGTGGATCAAGACGAAACAA